Within the Sebastes umbrosus isolate fSebUmb1 chromosome 5, fSebUmb1.pri, whole genome shotgun sequence genome, the region GCCGGTATCTAAAGCTACGTCTCTGTCCGACGGACACTTTTTCCTCACGGCAGGCACCGACAGGTCGAGCACGCTGTCCTGCTGAGGACTCGGGTATTCCTGTTTTAGTTCAACAGGACACGCTCTGACAGAAAGGTCCAGAGCCTGTCCGTCATCGACAGGAAGCGAGGACGAAGGGGACGCATTTTGCGGCGGCATGCATCTGCGTGAAGACAACGAAGGAGAGGTAGTATCTTTAGAGGAAGTCTGAGTGCTTGTACTCACAGTGCAAACTGGTTTTGGCATGTTCCCCTTCGAGTCCTCGGACTGAGGGACGGGAATGGGGACGGGAAGGGGGACGGGCAGAGGCACTGGCAGCGGGATGATGACCGGGTAGGGGACTAGAAGCGTGGCCGGAGGGACTAGCGGCGCCAGAGGGGAGGCGTAGGGAGGTGTGAGGGGAGGAAGTGGGAAGAAGGGAGAGCCTGGCGACTGACAGGTCGACGAACCCGCCTGGGACGGGAAGAGATCCTGCAAGATGGCCGCAAACGCCGGATTctgcaggagagagagcaggttgGCGTCCTGCGTCTGTCCGGCTGACTTCTGGTCGACGGCTTGCGGTAAACCAAACGTCAGAGGATTCGTACACAGCACGTTGTTCTGGAGCTGAGCGGTCTGAGGGATCACAGAGGGGCTCATGTGCTGGAGCATCTGCTGGTCCAAGACCAGGGGGAGCGAGACCGGGCTCTGGCTCGTTATCAAGTACGGCGCCGCCCCCATTTGGCTGAGCTGAGACCCGGCCGCTCCGGCCATCTGGAGGTGGATGGGCAGCATCAGCGGGCTGTCTCCCAGGCACACAGGGTGCAGCATCGTCGTGGCCACTTTCAGCGCCACGCCTCCTGGAGATTCAACAGCGGGACTCACAACCGGTGGTGCTTTAGGTCCTAGTCCTGTCGCGCCGCTGCCGCAGGAATCAGCAGGATTCACTCCGTCCTCCACTTTCCTCTgggttcctcctcctcctcctcccacgtCGGCGCTGCCCACATCAGTCTGGGACGGAGTCCCGGTCACGTTGTCGCTGCTCTCCATAGTTCAGTCTGAGGAGTCAAATCTTCATCCAGTGCTAGTGACAAGTCTCATCCATTATTCCTCTCAGCAGCCCtgaaacacaggaaacacaatGTTTAAAGCCCGCCTCCAggcagttttacttcctgttttttggttaatgttctttctcaaacagagaatgggggtcgTGGTTACTAGTCAGACATAAttcgttaccatggcaaccagactGCATCGTTTGTTTTGGcgacggaacggatatgacgtcacgttactcagactacaacaataaacttccttctacctccacataggctcagatgaagcaaatatattgattctggcattaaaacatctatttgaaaattgtaaaaaataaaacgcATACTGTaggtgaatctattttttttttcccacccctgcTAGTAGCTCACCGTCACTGAAGGAAAATCTCTCCCACTGTGGCTTACTGTACATCTCAGCCCACAAATAACCATCATAAATCATCATGAATCATCACAGAGGCTCCCAGTAGGAGCAGAGACGTTGTGAATTATATAACACAGGAAATTGAGATTGGGACGACTGAGGCGGTCGGTTGGTCCCAACTACAACAACAGCTGGTAATAATCACATAAAAGGTAATCAACAGAGACTGGTCCAACATCAAGGTaatgagtgtatatatatatatgtatatataactatgttgtgctattttatttgtattttttttaatcctgtttCATTATTACTTATCACTAAATCAAGTCCTTAtcttgttatatattttttcctttcttgAGGCAATATCGGTAGAAATCATCAAAGATATCAAATTTAATCACCTAAAAACTAAGAAAAAACACTATTCACTAAAATCAAACTAGAACTGAAaggattagtcaattaatcattcagtcaaaagaaaatgaaaaggcgactacagctgcaacaattaatccattagttgtcaactattaaagggactatttgtaactttcagaaatgctgcttaacagcgacacctgtggccgtgaaatcaacgaaagtcagcatcgggctcgcgcttgctcgctctaaatatacctgaacgagcgtcgctcaaaacagtgatgcgacacacgtcagctaaaagcacaacatcactctatatttcagctgcttggcagtaatgttagctgaccagaccaaggtctctccatgaacatgatttagatctgatcctagtgttggcttttcctgcctcagtgcaggctgaggtagtggggctctgcagcatgtctccctgctctctccgcccgcagccggagcagggagacaccggcacccggtcggtaacgagactacaacgtgtctctctgcagagctccgtcacttcagaagacacgggaaacctctgttggtctggaggagctgcagcagttatttctgcacaaacgtccactgaacattcactagatattctcagagctaaactaactcttctgcagtgtggagtgagcgcgcgttcacgtctagaggtggagcgagctgagcgagggtcgggacacatgcgcgctcgcatatgcgcgctcgcgtgtggccgtgTCTtctgaagtgacggggctccgcagagagaaaacTTGTTGTCTCGTTagcgaccgggtgccggtgtcttcctgctcactccggctgcgggcggaggcgACAACCCTGCTGCCTTAGCctgcgctgaagcaggaaaagcaaacactaggatcagcattgattcatggagagaccttggtctggtcagctaacattactgccaagcagctgaaatatagagtgatatggtgcttttagctgacgtgtgtctcctcactgtgttgagcgatgctcgttcatgtctatgtagagcgagcacaagtgcgagcaacaggacgctgactttagttgacttaacggccacaggtgaagctgttaacaagcatttctgaaaggtacaaacagtccctttaatgtctgttaacggttaaacagttaattattaacatccctaattccAAGGAGTTTGGTCTCCTGGACTTGGTCAATAGACAAATTCTTTCTACTAAGAGCGTGTTTTGAACCAAATACAATGCTAAGTGTCTTAGAAACATTCAGGACCAATTTATTTGTCCTTACCCGTTCATACAGGACCCTCTGAGCTACAATATCTACATAGAAAACAACCTTTTACTGGAGTAAAGTATCCAGTTAATAATTGATCCATCACCCCAGGACAGGACAGCAGCATCCTCGGTAGTTCTCATGCTTCTTCCTCAGCCTTACTGTGTGTTCACTACATGACACTTCCACACAACACATGTCCCTCCTGCTCTGGCTGTCAGCCCCTCATCCATCTGTAGTGATCAGACATCCCTCGGGTGACCCGGAGACACAATGCATCCGATGTCAGCGAGGTCAATTATTCATAGTGAGGGGGAGCAGCGGGGACAATATGTTCACCTctctttaatgcagcaacaacaacaacgtatCCCAGaccttttaaattaaaatcgTTTAttaaatgcacacatgcacttCCAATCTTCTAGCCAAAGCGTgacacttttttctttctcttcatgTGGTGTCGGGTTGctccgtccccccccccccaggctGCTGTTATATTGTTCTGTAGCATAGATGAGACTTTGTAACTTGGCTCTGATGGATTACACGGAGGATTCTAACGGCCAGACGGTCGGTAGATAACTCCGTCGCTGTTTCACACATGGGAAAGGTctgggaagtgtgtgtgtgtgtgtgtgtgtgtgtgcactgcgGGAATACAAAGACACACTTAAACAACACACACTAAAGAGCCCAATAAAACAAGCTTTGTGCTTTTATAGCTTCAGGCTTCTGTGTTTGGTCCCGACGCAGTCTGGAGCTGGTGGGCatttaatgaatatatataaagGGATAGTTGTAATCAGTGGGGTTacatgaggtacttctccatacagtcagtgtattactacagtagggCTTGGACGATACACCGACCTACCGATACGATtccatatgtattgcgatttttaagatgtattttgtatatacagttccctttgttaacaccttattttgaaaagcggacgtagtcccacgtgtctacttcctctaacttctccataaacgtcagtatctgggtgctctacaattgtagcgtcggcccatttgaccacggacaCGAGAGCGACGACcgtgatacgataacgtttcctgctaactttttctgacttttttttttttttacatttttccgcctttttttcggatatatttcagacatttttcagatttttatgcAGACATATGCCAgccttttttcggacatatttctgaattttctggacattttttggaccatatttcggacatactttggcatttttttcggccttttttctaatttattttggccttttttttagaagttagcatgcagctttagccatgatgtctagctctgcttttcctgtcaatgtttGAAAACCAAAGtatttccatcctttactggatgtgtagtgtttaccacgctggatttaacatgggagggtgcaggtcgtatccacgctgaccctccaacgttttacactttctgaggtttgttttggttgacggatacggaacggatatgacgtcacgttactcagactaccacaataaactGTCTGCATACATGAGCAAAACTCTTCCAGTAGATTTTCCTCTCaatattcttcttttttatttctctttcttcaAGAACAAATATGGTAAATTGGATCTAATGTTCTAAAgttattctatttttaaaaaataaataaatacatttaaaaattaataaaaaataaaaagggaaaattaaacagaagagtaaatataatgtaaataatgaatacaaagataaataaataaagatgcaaattaaaacagaaacatcaatttatgtcaaattttatcaattaatggctacatttatttttaatattatttctgctacatttaaaaataaatataaaataaataaaaataaatgcaaaaataaataaattaaatgtacatgcaaaaataaattaataaataaaaaacatatgaaaaagaaataaaaaaaattaataaaacataaaaaggaaaatcaaacagaaaagtaaagaaataaaaaaaattaacacgAATATAAATAAGGCAAAACTCTTCCAGTAGATTTTCCTCTCAATATCCTTCTTTTTTATTCCTCTTTCTTCAAGACCAAATATGGTAAATTGGATCTAATGATCTAATTTAGGAACCTTAACAGGAAGTTATTCTATTTTTCCACTGTTTTGCTGCGATGGGTCTAAATGCTTTCCAGGAAGTTTGAGACAAGACATTTCCTGTTTGATGAGACGGTCATGAGGTCCGTGACACGATGAAGCCTGAAAGAAGTCTTTCTTATTTTAAAGCTCCCTGACTGACAGACTCTGATGGTTTGGTCCGATTGTGCACAGATAATAAACTGAAGTTAACTTAGCGGTCAGGGTGAAATAACTTCTCCTGTTCTAtgagaagaaataaaaataatgttggTGGGTATAGCTTTGGATCAGGTGATGTTAATCAGCAGCAGGGTGACATGCTGTTGGTCTCACCGCTCCGCCCTCTGCTCACTGGAATCATGTGAGAACACAGAAGGAAGTTTAACCAGCGACGTCTAGACTGAGCCAAAGTACACAGAGACCACGgtcatctttgttttatttcccGTAACATTATCTGACTGAATGACTTTGCTTTGTCTCTGTGTTATCACAGACAGGGAAGGTCAAAGAAAGACGTCACGTACGAATCAATAAACTACTCTTTGATTCCACCAGTCAGCTCAATCTACGTCTTTAGTCGTCCATCTTTACTGAATCAGTTAAAGTGGACTTAAATAACCCAACCCTGTGGTCACAGATGAACTTGAACTAAATCTAAAGGCTAATTCATATTTTCCGCATCCGCATGTCTGTGCGCCGAC harbors:
- the LOC119488137 gene encoding retinoic acid-induced protein 2-like; the encoded protein is MESSDNVTGTPSQTDVGSADVGGGGGGTQRKVEDGVNPADSCGSGATGLGPKAPPVVSPAVESPGGVALKVATTMLHPVCLGDSPLMLPIHLQMAGAAGSQLSQMGAAPYLITSQSPVSLPLVLDQQMLQHMSPSVIPQTAQLQNNVLCTNPLTFGLPQAVDQKSAGQTQDANLLSLLQNPAFAAILQDLFPSQAGSSTCQSPGSPFFPLPPLTPPYASPLAPLVPPATLLVPYPVIIPLPVPLPVPLPVPIPVPQSEDSKGNMPKPVCTVSTSTQTSSKDTTSPSLSSRRCMPPQNASPSSSLPVDDGQALDLSVRACPVELKQEYPSPQQDSVLDLSVPAVRKKCPSDRDVALDTGAASLSLGVGCTQSLDSKLLGSLASLEFSRQHKWVVDSSAGGSSSLSQQATLSGAGNLEIVSTSQTAKVIVSVKDAIPAILCGKIKGLSGVSTKNFSIKRDGSQAASLQQLYGVPSASRGEQHDPNNPHKKVPKSRAIKLKKVSSQEIHFLPMKKQRLAALLPRK